Proteins encoded in a region of the Oncorhynchus clarkii lewisi isolate Uvic-CL-2024 chromosome 18, UVic_Ocla_1.0, whole genome shotgun sequence genome:
- the LOC139372721 gene encoding T-box transcription factor TBX19-like has translation MKVEGLAEGRAGGNPCPGPASQCCISRLLSVVESELQAGREKGDPTEKQLKVTLEEAELWRKFKEVTNEMIVTKSGRRMFPVLKVSVSGLDPNAMYSFLLDFQPADSHRWKYVNGEWVTAGKPEPAGNGCVYIHPDSPNFGAHWMKAPVSFSKVKLTNKLNGGGQIMLNSLHKYEPQLHIVRVGGSHRMVTNVSFSDTQFIAVTAYQNEEITALKIKYNPFAKAFLDAKERNHPNSPLESPFDSHMGIQHCGWFLSNPDSLCSGGGPSFPYSGGLPLAPPHGYKHYPPRPAPYPPSYLPHRTHPSVSLSEGLQVLSGGPDGWSSVSSPGPSSSALPMTTPSSPPSTNSSSQYPCLWTVGRTDGSPASSPCAQLHGPINSESHPQPPNHVRLGGPGWPPVSSHSF, from the exons ATGAAGGTTGAGGGTTTAGCTGAAGGCAGGGCTGGGGGTAACCCCTGCCCTGGTCCTGCCAGCCAGTGCTGTATCTCGCGACTGCTAAGCGTGGTGGAGAGCGAGTTGCAAGCGGGGCGCGAGAAGGGGGACCCCACCGAGAAGCAGCTGAAGGTGACGCTCGAGGAAGCGGAACTGTGGCGGAAGTTTAAGGAAGTTACCAATGAGATGATAGTCACCAAGAGCGGCAG GAGGATGTTTCCGGTGCTGAAAGTGAGTGTATCGGGTCTGGACCCCAACGCCATGTACTCCTTCCTGCTGGACTTCCAGCCAGCTGACAGCCACCGCTGGAAGTACGTTAACGGGGAGTGGGTTACAGCCGGTAAACCGGAGCCTGCCGGTAATGGTTGTGTGTACATCCATCCCGACTCACCCAACTTCGGAGCCCACTGGATGAAGGCACCTGTCTCCTTCAGCAAGGTCAAACTCACCAATAAGCTCAACGGAGGTGGACAG ATCATGTTGAACTCTCTCCATAAGTATGAACCTCAGCTCCACATTGTGAGAGTGGGCGGAAGCCACCGAATGGTCACTAACGTCTCTTTCAGCGACACACAGTTCATCGCTGTCACTGCCTACCAGAATGAAGAg ATCACCGCTCTGAAGATCAAATACAACCCGTTCGCTAAGGCTTTCCTGGATGCCAAAGAGAG GAACCACCCGAACAGTCCATTGGAGTCCCCATTTGACAGCCATATGGGAATTCAACACT GTGGCTGGTTTCTGTCTAACCCAGACTCGCTGTGTTCAGGTGGGGGTCCTAGCTTCCCCTATAGCGGGGGTCTGCCTCTCGCCCCCCCTCATGGGTACAAGCACTACCCCCCCAGGCCAGCTCCCTACCCCCCCTCCTACCTGCCGCACCGCACGCACCCTTCTG tctctctgtctgagggGCTACAGGTGTTGTCTGGGGGTCCTGATGGCTGGTCTAGTGTCTCCTCCCCCGGCCCCTCCTCCTCAGCCCTACCCATGACCACACCCTCCTCACCCCCGTCCACCAATAGCAGCAG TCAGTACCCTTGTTTGTGGACGGTCGGGCGTACAGACGGGAGTCCTGCCTCTTCTCCCTGCGCCCAGCTTCATGGACCAATCAACAGCGAGAGCCACCCACAGCCACCCAATCACGTCCGGCTGGGCGGGCCCGGTTGGCCACCTGTCTCCAGCCATTCCTTCTAA